A genome region from Euphorbia lathyris chromosome 4, ddEupLath1.1, whole genome shotgun sequence includes the following:
- the LOC136226811 gene encoding F-box/kelch-repeat protein At3g06240-like, with the protein MAVLPQEVIEDILSRLPVKSILRFKSASKKWLFGFGYDSISDDYKIIGAWDSHLRICSLKTNSWKILEYSFKYSSAVTAVHSDGALYWCVGPQITAFDLAKEKILLLDLPEDIDVVGDYNSIWIPLFDYQGLLCASGRKSIWVMKEYGNSNSWAKLTTPLPQEYAKPVGISRLGEVVFCTIDGFVKSDMQGRMYDDDKSRMRHYADAFGYKESLISPECFDPKG; encoded by the exons ATGGCGGTTCTTCCTCAAGAAGTGATAGAGGATATACTTTCAAGACTTCCTGTGAAATCAATTCTCAGATTCAAATCGGCTTCCAAAAAGTG GCTATTTGGCTTCGGTTATGATTCAATTTCTGATGATTACAAAATTATTGGAGCTTGGGATTCCCACCTTCGAATTTGTTCCTTGAAAACAAATTCATGGAAGATTCTTGAATATTCTTTCAAATATTCATCGGCAGTGACTGCTGTACATTCAGATGGAGCTCTCTATTGGTGTGTTGGTCCACAGATCACTGCTTTTGATTTAGCAAAGGAGAAAATTCTGTTACTAGATCTGCCTGAAGATATTGACGTTGTGGGCGACTATAATTCTATTTGGATTCCGTTGTTCGACTATCAAGGCTTGTTATGTGCATCTGGGCGCAAGTCTATTTGGGTGATGAAGGAATACGGCAACTCAAATTCTTGGGCTAAATTGACTACACCACTGCCTCAGGAATATGCAAAACCGGTTGGAATTTCTAGGCTTGGCGAAGTAGTATTTTGCACAATTGATGGATTTGTAAAATCTGATATGCAAGGCAGGATGTATGATGATGATAAGTCACGGATGAGACATTATGCAGATGCATTTGGATACAAAGAGTCCCTAATTTCACCCGAATGTTTCGATCCAAAAGGATGA